The proteins below are encoded in one region of Rhizobacter sp.:
- a CDS encoding beta-lactamase family protein, with protein sequence MNAAALRKLDDLVTRDAAAGRLPGAVIVLYRDGKVVHDKAIGVRNPQAPSGSSPMTSDTIFRIYSMSKPIVSVGVMMLVEDGKVQLSAPVSRYLPEFAGQKLGIEKKDASGNATLELVPSPRQPTVHDLLRHTSGLTYGVFGKSLIKSEYLKAGVEGVNLSNTEFSKRIGTLPLASVPGTVWEYSRSTDVLGALIERVSGQTLGAYLQQRILGPLGMKDSGFSVPADQHARIAEPFKLDPDSKQPVNLIDITKPPVYESGGGGMVSTAADYLRFCRMMLNGGELDGVRLLSPKTVASMMSDHLGDEVIRASRVPGVNTGYLPGPGYGFGLGFAVRVAPGESASASSVGESNWGGLGGTAFWIDPQEKLIAIWMMQAPGQRTYYREVFRNMVYGAF encoded by the coding sequence ATGAACGCCGCGGCACTGCGCAAGCTCGATGACCTCGTCACCCGCGACGCCGCCGCCGGCCGCCTGCCGGGCGCCGTGATCGTGCTCTACCGCGACGGCAAGGTGGTGCACGACAAGGCCATCGGCGTGCGAAACCCACAAGCGCCCTCGGGGTCGTCGCCCATGACGAGCGACACGATCTTCCGCATCTACTCGATGAGCAAGCCCATCGTGTCGGTGGGCGTGATGATGCTGGTGGAAGACGGCAAGGTGCAGCTGAGTGCGCCCGTCTCGCGCTACCTGCCCGAGTTCGCCGGCCAGAAGCTCGGCATCGAGAAGAAAGACGCGAGCGGCAACGCCACGCTCGAACTCGTGCCCTCGCCACGCCAGCCCACCGTGCACGACCTGCTGCGCCACACCTCGGGCCTGACCTACGGCGTGTTCGGCAAGTCGCTCATCAAGAGCGAGTACCTGAAGGCCGGCGTCGAAGGCGTGAACCTCAGCAACACCGAGTTCTCCAAGCGCATCGGCACCCTGCCGCTCGCCTCGGTGCCGGGCACGGTGTGGGAATACAGCCGCTCCACCGACGTGCTGGGCGCGCTCATCGAGCGGGTGTCAGGCCAGACGCTGGGCGCGTACCTGCAGCAGCGCATCCTCGGGCCGCTCGGCATGAAGGACAGCGGCTTCTCGGTGCCGGCCGACCAGCACGCGCGCATCGCCGAGCCTTTCAAGCTCGACCCCGACAGCAAGCAACCCGTCAACCTCATCGACATCACCAAGCCGCCGGTCTACGAGTCAGGCGGTGGCGGCATGGTGTCGACCGCGGCCGACTACCTGCGCTTCTGCCGGATGATGTTGAACGGCGGCGAGCTCGACGGCGTGCGCCTCCTCTCGCCCAAGACGGTGGCCTCGATGATGAGCGACCACCTCGGTGACGAGGTGATCCGCGCGAGCCGCGTGCCCGGTGTCAACACCGGCTACCTGCCTGGCCCGGGCTACGGCTTCGGCCTGGGCTTCGCGGTGCGCGTGGCGCCGGGTGAATCGGCCAGCGCCAGCAGCGTGGGCGAGTCCAACTGGGGCGGCCTGGGCGGCACGGCCTTCTGGATCGACCCGCAGGAAAAGCTCATCGCCATCTGGATGATGCAGGCGCCCGGCCAGCGCACGTACTACCGCGAGGTGTTCCGCAACATGGTGTACGGCGCGTTCTGA
- a CDS encoding glyoxylate/hydroxypyruvate reductase A, producing the protein MAILVLSNPLPSAPFAAALRQASGGIPVWTEQDNPPPEAVEAILAWRMRPGILPQYPHLRVLCSTGAGAEKLLVDDLPEHVPVTRVVDPMQGVEIAQYVVATTLQFTRDLKLYADQQTRAEWKRHPVRTAVRCRVGVMGLGAVGQAIARAFLPLGYPVGGWSRTPREVPGVATFAGLDELPEFLSQADILVCALPLTDETRGLLNHHTLAQLPRGAFFVNIGRGEQVVEPDLRALLDGGYLAGAALDVFEREPPPPDNWVWSHPQVVATPHIAAQASFDTVAQQCVDALRRARDGLPQPLAVDRQRGY; encoded by the coding sequence ATGGCCATCCTGGTGCTGTCGAACCCCCTCCCGTCGGCACCGTTCGCCGCCGCTCTGCGCCAAGCCTCCGGGGGCATCCCGGTCTGGACCGAACAAGACAACCCACCGCCCGAAGCGGTGGAAGCCATCCTTGCCTGGCGCATGCGGCCGGGCATCCTGCCGCAATACCCCCACCTGCGCGTGCTGTGCTCCACCGGCGCCGGCGCCGAGAAGCTGCTGGTCGACGACCTGCCCGAGCACGTGCCCGTGACCCGCGTGGTCGACCCGATGCAGGGCGTGGAGATCGCGCAGTACGTGGTCGCGACCACGCTGCAGTTCACGCGTGACTTGAAGCTCTACGCCGACCAGCAGACCCGCGCCGAATGGAAGCGCCACCCGGTGCGCACCGCGGTGCGCTGCCGCGTCGGGGTGATGGGCCTGGGCGCCGTGGGCCAGGCCATCGCACGGGCCTTCCTGCCGCTGGGCTACCCGGTCGGGGGCTGGAGCCGCACGCCGCGCGAGGTGCCCGGTGTGGCCACCTTCGCCGGCCTCGACGAGCTGCCCGAGTTCCTCTCGCAGGCCGACATCCTCGTCTGCGCGCTGCCGCTCACCGACGAGACCCGCGGCCTGCTCAACCACCACACGCTCGCGCAGCTGCCGCGCGGCGCCTTCTTCGTGAACATCGGCCGTGGCGAGCAGGTCGTCGAGCCCGACCTGCGTGCCCTGCTCGACGGCGGCTACCTCGCCGGCGCGGCGCTCGACGTCTTCGAACGCGAGCCACCCCCGCCCGACAACTGGGTCTGGTCGCACCCGCAGGTGGTGGCCACGCCACACATCGCGGCGCAGGCCTCGTTCGACACCGTGGCCCAGCAGTGCGTCGATGCGCTGCGGCGTGCCCGCGACGGGCTGCCCCAGCCCCTGGCCGTCGACCGACAACGCGGCTACTGA
- a CDS encoding class II aldolase/adducin family protein, with protein MNAPLEFASLKNQVSEAEWQTRVDLAAAYRLVALFGWDDLVFTHISARVPGEPDNFLINPYGLFFEEITASSLVKVDHHGEKVSPSKFDINPAGFVIHSAIHEARPEVNCVLHTHTLHGVAVSAQKHGLLPLSQQSTLPLNQIAYHDYEGIALRDDEKPRLCADLGKNNCLILRNHGLLTCGRSVAEAFQAMYTLETSCRIQILAQSGGAELTHIPQDVVELNMRQARDASRGQGSNLVWPGLLRRLDRRNPGYDA; from the coding sequence ATGAATGCACCGCTTGAATTTGCGTCACTCAAGAACCAGGTCTCCGAAGCAGAGTGGCAGACACGGGTGGACCTGGCCGCCGCCTACCGGCTGGTGGCCTTGTTCGGGTGGGACGACCTCGTCTTCACCCACATCTCGGCCCGCGTGCCCGGCGAGCCCGACAACTTCCTGATCAACCCCTACGGTCTCTTCTTCGAGGAGATCACCGCCTCCAGCCTGGTGAAGGTCGATCACCACGGCGAGAAGGTCAGCCCCTCGAAGTTCGACATCAACCCGGCCGGCTTCGTGATCCACAGTGCGATCCATGAGGCGCGCCCCGAGGTCAACTGCGTGCTGCACACGCACACGCTGCACGGCGTGGCGGTGTCGGCGCAGAAGCACGGCTTGCTGCCGCTCTCGCAGCAGTCGACGCTGCCGCTGAACCAGATCGCGTACCACGACTACGAAGGCATCGCGCTGCGCGACGACGAGAAGCCGCGCCTGTGTGCCGACCTCGGCAAGAACAACTGCCTGATCCTGCGCAACCACGGCCTGCTCACCTGCGGCCGCTCGGTGGCCGAGGCCTTCCAGGCGATGTACACGCTCGAGACCTCCTGCCGCATCCAGATCCTCGCGCAGTCGGGTGGCGCGGAGCTCACGCACATTCCGCAAGACGTGGTCGAGCTCAACATGCGGCAAGCGCGCGATGCCTCGCGTGGCCAGGGCTCCAACCTGGTGTGGCCGGGCCTCCTGCGCCGGCTCGATCGCCGCAACCCGGGTTATGACGCATAA
- a CDS encoding FAD-binding protein, which translates to MTTLVIAEHDNKSVKGATLNTVTAAAAIGGDVHVLVAGNAAGEAAKAAAAIAGVAKVIHADGAQLDHGLAENVAAQVLAIAGNYSHILFPATAAGKNIAPRVAAKLDVGQISDITKVVSADTFERPIYAGNAIATVQSGDKVKVITVRTTGFDAAAATGGSAAIETAAAAADSGKSSFQGSEIAKNDRPELTAAKIIVSGGRALGSSEKFVEVMTPLADKLGAAIGASRAAVDAGYAPNDLQVGQTGKIVAPQLYIAAGISGAIQHLAGMKDSKVIVAINKDPEAPIFSVADYSLEADLFTAVPELVKAL; encoded by the coding sequence ATGACCACTCTCGTCATTGCTGAACACGACAACAAGTCCGTCAAGGGCGCGACCCTGAACACCGTCACCGCTGCTGCCGCCATTGGTGGCGATGTGCACGTGCTGGTGGCCGGCAACGCCGCTGGTGAAGCCGCCAAGGCCGCTGCCGCCATCGCTGGCGTCGCCAAGGTGATCCACGCCGACGGCGCCCAGCTCGACCACGGCCTGGCCGAGAACGTCGCCGCCCAAGTGCTGGCCATCGCCGGCAACTACAGCCACATCCTCTTCCCCGCCACCGCGGCCGGCAAGAACATCGCTCCCCGCGTGGCCGCCAAGCTCGACGTCGGCCAGATCAGCGACATCACCAAGGTCGTGAGCGCTGATACCTTCGAGCGCCCGATCTACGCCGGCAACGCGATTGCCACGGTGCAGAGCGGTGACAAGGTCAAGGTCATCACCGTGCGCACCACCGGCTTCGATGCCGCGGCCGCCACCGGTGGCAGCGCCGCCATCGAAACCGCCGCTGCAGCCGCCGACTCCGGCAAGAGCAGCTTCCAGGGCAGCGAGATCGCCAAGAACGACCGCCCCGAGCTGACCGCCGCCAAGATCATCGTCTCCGGTGGCCGGGCGCTCGGCTCCAGCGAGAAGTTCGTCGAAGTGATGACGCCGCTGGCCGACAAGCTGGGTGCCGCCATCGGCGCCAGCCGCGCCGCGGTGGATGCGGGCTACGCCCCCAACGACCTGCAGGTCGGCCAGACCGGCAAGATCGTGGCGCCGCAGCTGTACATCGCCGCCGGCATCTCGGGCGCCATCCAGCACCTGGCCGGCATGAAGGACAGCAAGGTGATCGTGGCCATCAACAAAGACCCCGAGGCGCCGATCTTCTCGGTCGCTGACTACAGTCTCGAGGCTGATCTCTTCACCGCCGTGCCCGAGCTGGTGAAGGCGCTTTAA
- a CDS encoding electron transfer flavoprotein subunit beta/FixA family protein — protein MKVLVAVKRVVDYNVKVRVKSDGSGVDIANVKMSMNPFDEIAVEEAVRLKEKGVVTEVIAVSAGPAQCQETLRTAMAIGADRGILVETDAELQPLAVAKLLKALVDKEQPGLVILGKQAIDDDCNQTGQMLAALADLPQATFASKVELAADSATVTREVDGGLETLKLKLPAVVTTDLRLNEPRYVTLPNIMKAKKKPLETVKPDALGVDVAPRIKTLKVAEPPKRSAGIKVPDVATLVDKLKNVSKVI, from the coding sequence ATGAAAGTGCTGGTAGCCGTCAAGCGAGTGGTGGACTACAACGTGAAGGTGCGTGTGAAGAGTGACGGCAGCGGTGTGGACATCGCCAACGTCAAGATGAGCATGAACCCCTTCGACGAGATTGCGGTGGAAGAAGCCGTGCGTCTGAAGGAAAAAGGCGTGGTCACCGAAGTGATCGCCGTGTCGGCCGGCCCGGCCCAGTGCCAGGAGACCCTGCGCACCGCGATGGCCATCGGGGCCGACCGCGGCATCCTGGTCGAGACCGATGCCGAGCTGCAGCCGCTGGCCGTGGCGAAGCTCTTGAAGGCCCTGGTCGACAAGGAACAGCCCGGCCTCGTCATCCTCGGCAAGCAGGCCATCGACGACGACTGCAACCAGACCGGCCAGATGCTGGCGGCCTTGGCCGACCTGCCGCAAGCCACCTTCGCCAGCAAGGTCGAACTCGCCGCTGACAGCGCCACCGTGACCCGTGAAGTCGACGGCGGCCTCGAGACCCTGAAGCTCAAGCTGCCCGCCGTCGTCACCACCGACCTGCGCCTGAACGAGCCGCGTTACGTGACGCTGCCCAACATCATGAAGGCCAAGAAGAAGCCGCTGGAGACCGTCAAGCCCGACGCCCTCGGCGTCGACGTCGCCCCGCGCATCAAGACCCTGAAGGTCGCCGAGCCCCCGAAGCGCAGCGCCGGCATCAAGGTGCCCGACGTCGCCACGCTGGTCGACAAGCTCAAGAACGTCTCCAAGGTCATCTAA
- a CDS encoding tripartite tricarboxylate transporter substrate binding protein: MTTSMQRLRRALVLATAGAALAAPFGAAQAQAFPSAKPVTLIVPWPAGGSTDRHHRALAEIASKYLGQQIIIENKPGAGGTLGPSSMAMTAKPDGYTISQYPMGMLRIPHMNKVQWSPINDFTFIIGVSGYTFGFVVKSDSPHKTFKEYIEAARKQPGKIDYGSTGIGTSPHLLMEELADKAGVQLNHIPFKGNADLMQALIGGHVMAASDASGWDKFVDNNQMRLLVTFGENRTKRWPNVPTAKELGYGIVSQSPYGLVGPKGMDPAVVKTLHDAFKKAMDDPKHAEVLATLNQDPWYRTGEQYKAWAIATYAKDKLLIDRLGLAAK; this comes from the coding sequence ATGACCACCTCTATGCAACGTCTGCGACGCGCTCTCGTGCTGGCCACGGCTGGCGCCGCACTGGCTGCCCCCTTTGGCGCTGCCCAAGCGCAAGCCTTTCCGAGCGCCAAGCCCGTCACGCTGATCGTGCCGTGGCCGGCCGGCGGCTCGACCGACCGCCACCACCGCGCGCTCGCCGAGATCGCCAGCAAGTACCTCGGCCAGCAGATCATCATCGAGAACAAGCCCGGTGCCGGCGGCACGCTCGGCCCCAGCTCGATGGCGATGACCGCCAAGCCCGACGGCTACACGATCTCGCAGTACCCGATGGGCATGCTGCGCATCCCGCACATGAACAAGGTGCAGTGGAGCCCGATCAACGACTTCACCTTCATCATCGGCGTCTCCGGCTACACCTTCGGCTTCGTCGTGAAGAGCGACTCGCCGCACAAGACCTTCAAGGAATACATCGAAGCCGCGCGCAAGCAGCCGGGCAAGATCGACTACGGCTCCACCGGCATCGGCACCAGCCCGCACCTTCTGATGGAAGAGCTGGCCGACAAGGCCGGCGTGCAGCTCAACCACATCCCCTTCAAGGGCAACGCCGACCTGATGCAGGCGCTGATCGGGGGCCACGTGATGGCCGCGAGCGATGCGTCGGGCTGGGACAAGTTCGTCGACAACAACCAGATGCGCCTGCTCGTGACCTTCGGCGAGAACCGCACCAAGCGCTGGCCCAACGTGCCCACCGCCAAGGAGCTGGGCTACGGCATCGTGTCGCAGTCGCCTTACGGCCTCGTCGGCCCCAAGGGCATGGACCCGGCCGTCGTGAAGACGCTGCACGACGCCTTCAAGAAGGCGATGGACGACCCCAAGCATGCTGAGGTGCTGGCCACCCTCAACCAGGACCCCTGGTACCGCACGGGCGAGCAGTACAAGGCATGGGCGATCGCGACCTATGCGAAAGACAAGCTGCTGATCGACCGCCTCGGTCTCGCCGCCAAGTAA